The proteins below come from a single Leptolyngbya sp. 'hensonii' genomic window:
- a CDS encoding HNH endonuclease, with translation MEPDQQRPPSVLQKSVVVFSKNYLPVSRVNIRRAVTLLVAGQAEPLGFIEGAIWQVRSPSFVLQVPEHIRLTVSNPERLWKVPPVNRREVLRRDGHACQYCGSTRKLTLDHVIPKSKGGPHTWDNVVTACEPCNLKKGNQLLHEVGLVLKSKPKAPTHPAVAFAEQFWKEHPSVS, from the coding sequence ATGGAACCAGACCAGCAACGGCCACCCTCGGTGTTACAGAAATCGGTGGTGGTGTTCTCGAAGAACTACCTGCCCGTCAGTCGGGTCAACATCCGACGCGCTGTCACCCTTCTGGTAGCCGGACAGGCAGAGCCATTGGGTTTCATTGAGGGTGCGATCTGGCAGGTTCGTTCTCCCAGTTTCGTCCTACAAGTGCCTGAACACATCCGGTTGACAGTTTCGAACCCAGAGCGGTTATGGAAGGTGCCTCCCGTCAACCGACGGGAAGTGCTGAGACGAGATGGTCATGCCTGCCAGTACTGTGGTAGCACCCGCAAGTTAACCCTGGACCATGTCATCCCCAAATCGAAGGGGGGGCCTCACACCTGGGATAACGTGGTCACCGCCTGTGAGCCTTGCAACCTGAAGAAGGGCAACCAACTGTTGCATGAGGTGGGCCTGGTGTTGAAGAGCAAACCCAAAGCCCCAACTCACCCTGCCGTTGCCTTCGCTGAGCAGTTCTGGAAAGAGCACCCCTCTGTCAGTTAA
- a CDS encoding alr0857 family protein, with protein sequence MLKLQYTENGLFMERVSGSVETMVAQRTALVLRAGRSLHLQLGRASFLLPADMPTLAELEVLIWMEQSSQITICLVDLDTVEVSVAGIWVTEQVDAEDGIFLATTPIAIEALIEQLWQQAQKAISSTA encoded by the coding sequence ATGTTGAAGTTGCAATACACCGAAAACGGACTGTTCATGGAACGGGTCAGTGGCTCTGTTGAAACCATGGTGGCTCAGCGAACTGCTCTGGTGTTACGGGCAGGCCGATCGCTCCATCTGCAACTGGGGCGGGCCTCCTTCCTGCTCCCTGCGGATATGCCCACCCTGGCCGAACTGGAGGTCCTGATCTGGATGGAGCAGTCCTCACAGATCACGATTTGTCTCGTTGATCTGGACACCGTGGAAGTGAGTGTTGCTGGGATTTGGGTGACGGAGCAGGTGGATGCGGAAGACGGCATCTTTCTGGCAACGACACCGATCGCGATCGAGGCCCTGATTGAACAACTCTGGCAACAAGCCCAGAAAGCAATCTCTTCCACGGCCTGA
- a CDS encoding pyruvate kinase, producing the protein MMSARSELGIEQPDLSSPEALLLTLQELRQNVECEGQALFNQWRSQIQRPEFLASALNLAQYLALRRHDLRNLQAALMPWGLSSLGRIEARVMPNLDAVITTLEVLCGSESAQHRNRPPIEFFFEGNRLLQQHTEELFGQPLPQRRVRIMVTLPSEAATDYERVREIIQRGATCVRINCAHDAPASWECMINHIRRAEQETGTSCRVMMDLGGPKIRTGSVFAPCDRKRVFRGDYLLLSRRTPERNSEIGAGESIPAPVDHFQISCTVPEILDLLTVGTPVYIDDGKIRTRVVDTQYLFPDGELGLLLQVTHASPKGVKLRPEKGLNFPNTVLPLNPLTEKDLSDLDFVATHADIIGYSFVQRSADIQLLQKELDQRSGDRPVPPAIVAKIETAIAVSNLPELIIHAAGKQSFGVMIARGDLAVEIGYQRLTEIQEEILWLCEAAHVPVIWATQVLESLVKDGAPSRGEMTDAAMAERAECVMLNKGPFIAEAITILDDVLTRMEAHQLKKTPQLRALHSW; encoded by the coding sequence ATGATGAGCGCCAGGTCAGAACTAGGCATCGAGCAGCCTGATCTTTCCAGCCCAGAGGCCCTGTTATTGACTTTGCAAGAACTTCGCCAGAACGTTGAATGCGAAGGGCAAGCTCTCTTTAACCAGTGGCGATCGCAGATTCAACGACCTGAATTTCTTGCCAGTGCCCTTAATTTGGCTCAATATCTGGCATTACGACGGCACGACCTGCGCAACCTCCAAGCCGCCCTCATGCCCTGGGGGCTATCCTCGTTAGGGCGGATTGAAGCGCGCGTCATGCCCAATCTGGATGCCGTTATTACCACCCTGGAAGTCCTTTGCGGCTCTGAGTCTGCTCAGCACCGAAACCGTCCCCCGATCGAGTTCTTTTTTGAGGGCAATCGTTTACTCCAACAGCATACAGAAGAACTGTTCGGCCAACCTCTACCTCAGCGTCGAGTCAGGATTATGGTCACCCTCCCCAGCGAAGCCGCTACAGACTATGAGAGGGTACGAGAAATCATCCAACGGGGGGCAACCTGTGTGCGAATTAACTGTGCCCACGATGCCCCAGCAAGTTGGGAGTGCATGATCAACCATATCCGCCGAGCAGAACAGGAGACAGGAACATCCTGTAGAGTCATGATGGACTTAGGCGGTCCCAAAATTCGTACCGGTTCTGTGTTTGCCCCCTGCGATCGCAAAAGGGTCTTTCGGGGAGATTACCTCTTGCTCTCCCGGCGAACTCCTGAACGCAACAGTGAAATTGGGGCAGGAGAGTCCATCCCAGCCCCAGTAGACCATTTCCAAATTTCCTGTACCGTTCCCGAAATTCTCGATTTACTGACAGTGGGCACACCCGTGTATATCGATGATGGCAAGATTCGGACTCGCGTTGTTGACACCCAATACTTATTCCCCGATGGAGAATTGGGACTGTTGTTGCAGGTAACCCATGCCAGCCCCAAAGGAGTCAAACTCCGGCCTGAAAAAGGGCTGAATTTTCCAAATACGGTCTTGCCACTCAATCCCCTGACTGAGAAAGATCTGTCCGACCTGGATTTTGTCGCTACCCATGCAGATATTATTGGCTACTCTTTTGTTCAACGATCGGCTGATATTCAGTTACTACAAAAGGAATTAGATCAGCGCTCCGGAGATCGACCGGTTCCACCTGCAATCGTGGCAAAAATTGAAACTGCGATCGCGGTGAGCAACCTGCCAGAATTAATCATTCATGCAGCAGGGAAGCAGTCATTTGGTGTCATGATCGCGAGGGGCGACTTAGCTGTTGAAATTGGATACCAGCGGTTAACTGAGATCCAGGAAGAAATTCTCTGGCTTTGCGAAGCGGCTCATGTTCCTGTGATTTGGGCCACGCAAGTTCTAGAAAGTTTGGTAAAAGATGGTGCACCCTCTCGGGGAGAGATGACCGATGCAGCTATGGCTGAACGGGCAGAGTGCGTCATGCTCAACAAAGGCCCGTTCATTGCCGAAGCTATCACTATTCTGGATGATGTACTAACGCGCATGGAAGCCCACCAGTTGAAAAAAACACCCCAGTTACGAGCCCTCCATTCCTGGTAA
- a CDS encoding site-2 protease family protein, whose translation MNGSIRVGNLFGIPFYVNPSWFFVLALVTWSYSSGLAAQFPGLSAGVPLLLGLMTALLLFASVLAHELGHSAVALRQGIGVKSITLFLFGGLANLEKESETPAAAFWVAIAGPLVSLVLAGLMMLIGVGTAVSGPIAAVLGVLASVNLALAFFNLIPGLPLDGGNILKAIVWKITGNPYRGVQFAGRVGQAFGWVAIGSGVLPLLLFGSSVNFWNILVGWFLLQNAGQAAQFATVQEQLVGLTAADAVALNSPIVSAHTSLREFADQLILSPNQWRKFLVTNEANELLGEIAVDALTSVPTDRWSLVQVSELMQPIEASRTVTAQQPLLEVIKYLEEKHLSSLTVIQSNNSLVGLLEKSAVIRLLQRRTQAVPA comes from the coding sequence ATGAATGGCAGCATTCGTGTCGGTAATTTATTCGGCATTCCCTTCTATGTCAATCCGTCCTGGTTCTTTGTCCTGGCCCTGGTAACCTGGTCTTACAGCAGTGGTCTGGCAGCTCAGTTTCCGGGGCTATCGGCAGGGGTGCCTCTGCTTTTGGGGCTGATGACGGCCTTACTCCTGTTTGCCTCTGTGCTGGCCCATGAGTTGGGACATAGTGCTGTGGCTTTGCGGCAGGGGATCGGGGTGAAATCCATTACCCTGTTCCTGTTCGGGGGATTAGCCAACCTGGAAAAAGAATCTGAAACCCCTGCTGCAGCCTTCTGGGTGGCGATCGCAGGTCCTCTGGTGAGTCTGGTCCTGGCCGGTCTAATGATGCTGATTGGGGTAGGGACTGCTGTCTCTGGCCCGATCGCAGCGGTCCTGGGTGTCCTGGCTTCCGTTAATCTGGCCCTAGCCTTCTTCAACCTGATCCCGGGTCTGCCTCTGGATGGGGGGAATATTCTCAAGGCGATCGTCTGGAAAATTACCGGTAACCCTTACCGGGGGGTTCAATTTGCTGGTCGCGTTGGTCAGGCTTTTGGCTGGGTCGCGATCGGCTCAGGTGTTCTGCCCCTGCTATTGTTCGGTAGCTCAGTCAACTTCTGGAACATACTGGTGGGCTGGTTCTTGCTCCAGAATGCGGGTCAGGCGGCCCAGTTTGCCACGGTGCAAGAACAGCTTGTGGGGCTGACCGCTGCTGACGCCGTTGCTCTCAACAGCCCGATCGTCTCGGCTCACACATCTTTGAGAGAATTTGCCGATCAACTGATCCTGAGCCCGAATCAATGGCGTAAATTTCTCGTGACGAACGAAGCCAATGAATTGTTAGGGGAAATTGCAGTGGATGCATTGACCTCAGTCCCGACCGATCGCTGGTCCTTGGTGCAGGTGAGTGAACTGATGCAACCGATCGAGGCATCCAGAACAGTGACAGCCCAGCAACCGCTTCTGGAGGTGATCAAGTACCTGGAAGAAAAACATCTTTCCAGTCTGACCGTGATTCAGAGCAATAACAGTTTGGTTGGGTTGCTGGAAAAATCTGCCGTCATCAGGCTGTTGCAGCGTCGTACCCAGGCCGTACCTGCCTGA
- a CDS encoding SDR family oxidoreductase → MSMSFSQQTLILTGASTGIGRSLAIALAQKGARLVLAARNQPALAETAAACMEQGGEAIAVPTDVTRSEDCQQLVAAAIDRFGCLDALINNAGTSMLARFDTVTDLSIFEQIMRVNYLGAVYCTHYALPYLKTSQGLLVAISSLCGKTAVPTRSGYVASKHALQGFFDTLRIELQESGVDVLVVSPGFVATDIRQRALGADGHSLGQSPRDESKNTMSVELCVAQIMRAMERRQREQVMTLKGKLIPWVKLVAPGLVDRWSLRAAQTKSPSIQGAAAADEMTSK, encoded by the coding sequence ATGTCGATGAGCTTTTCCCAACAGACCCTGATTCTGACTGGGGCATCCACAGGAATTGGCCGATCGCTGGCGATCGCCCTGGCCCAGAAGGGAGCCCGTCTGGTTCTGGCCGCTCGTAATCAGCCCGCCTTGGCAGAGACTGCTGCGGCCTGTATGGAGCAGGGGGGTGAGGCCATTGCGGTCCCGACGGATGTGACCAGATCGGAGGACTGCCAGCAGTTGGTTGCCGCTGCGATCGATCGGTTTGGTTGCCTTGATGCACTGATCAACAATGCGGGGACTTCCATGCTGGCCCGGTTCGATACCGTGACCGATCTCTCGATCTTTGAACAGATCATGCGGGTTAACTATCTGGGCGCAGTATATTGCACCCACTACGCCCTGCCCTATCTGAAAACCAGTCAGGGGCTGCTGGTGGCCATTTCATCGTTATGTGGCAAAACGGCAGTCCCGACCCGATCGGGCTATGTGGCCAGTAAACATGCCCTGCAGGGTTTTTTTGATACCCTGCGGATTGAGCTACAGGAGAGCGGGGTCGATGTCCTGGTCGTGTCCCCCGGTTTTGTGGCAACGGATATCCGGCAACGGGCCTTGGGCGCTGATGGCCACAGCTTGGGGCAGAGTCCCCGAGATGAGAGTAAAAATACAATGTCGGTTGAATTGTGCGTGGCCCAGATCATGCGGGCCATGGAGCGACGCCAGCGTGAACAGGTGATGACGCTAAAAGGGAAGTTGATTCCCTGGGTGAAGTTAGTGGCTCCTGGCCTGGTCGATCGGTGGTCACTGCGTGCAGCCCAAACCAAGTCCCCATCAATTCAGGGGGCTGCTGCTGCTGATGAGATGACTTCAAAATGA
- a CDS encoding adenylate/guanylate cyclase domain-containing protein: MSFFRHLSIKSKLIVMLLAVSGCSILVTAYIGYQSGKSNLTDRVFNQLTSLRASKAYQVESYFKTIRNHIQTLSNDLTVTLAMQEFAATYQDMGAVQLPPSLDPPLTSYYRQEFLTRLAKVEKGIPVLDAYLPKDAASRYLQYQYIAANPHPVGKKHLLTQAKDGSAYSRIHARYHPIFREIIEKFGYYDLFLINLEGTIVYTVYKETDFTTNLTTGPYSDSNLARLVAEVRRAKEQGYARIIDFEPYAPSYQAPAAFIAAPIFHQSKLVGMLAIQLPVNEMNTVMTGNRNWERDGLGKTGETYLVGRDYRMRTVSRFLEEDPEGYAKTLRTLGVSETTIKRIRQYGTSILQQEVRTIAVEKALAGQQGTQIIQDYRGIPVLSSYAPLRIDDLEWVILSEMDLAEAYAPIYGFGHQVLVSATLLMLLVTLLAMGLAYLFVKPVNQIIATARQVEAGHLDAITFFETEDELGELARSFNSMVENLRAQTQFVEEKRQENEKLLLSLFPAAIARRLQRGEKEIAENVPNVTILFADLTGFSRLSAALPAEEVVAILNDIVTAFDEAAERYGVEKIKTIGDSYMAICGLSIPYLDHDRRAIDFAAEILLITRRFSHERGLSLNIQIGINSGDIVAGLIGRSRVLYDVWGDAVNIASALRETCPAGAILASDKVYNRLHDLYEFEPAGEVDTHGKAKIKAWKLKNVQYSLRVES, translated from the coding sequence ATGTCCTTTTTCCGGCATCTCAGTATCAAATCCAAGCTGATTGTCATGTTACTGGCAGTGAGTGGCTGTTCCATTCTGGTAACGGCATACATTGGGTATCAGAGCGGCAAATCAAACTTGACCGATCGGGTGTTCAATCAGTTGACCAGTCTGCGAGCTTCCAAGGCTTATCAGGTCGAATCTTACTTTAAGACCATCCGTAACCACATTCAGACCCTCAGCAATGATCTGACTGTAACCTTAGCCATGCAGGAATTTGCAGCAACCTACCAGGACATGGGAGCTGTTCAATTACCCCCATCCCTAGACCCCCCCCTGACAAGCTATTATCGTCAGGAGTTTCTTACCCGCCTGGCCAAGGTTGAAAAAGGGATCCCTGTCCTTGATGCCTATCTTCCCAAAGACGCCGCATCCCGCTATTTACAGTACCAGTACATTGCCGCCAATCCTCACCCTGTAGGCAAAAAGCATCTCCTGACTCAGGCAAAAGATGGTAGCGCCTATAGTCGCATCCACGCCCGCTACCACCCCATTTTTCGAGAAATTATCGAAAAATTTGGCTATTACGATCTGTTTTTGATCAACCTGGAAGGAACGATTGTTTACACCGTCTATAAAGAAACGGACTTCACCACAAACCTCACAACGGGTCCCTACAGCGACAGCAATTTAGCGCGTCTGGTGGCGGAAGTCCGTCGGGCGAAGGAACAAGGATATGCTCGCATCATTGACTTTGAGCCTTACGCACCCTCCTATCAAGCGCCAGCAGCCTTTATTGCTGCTCCCATTTTTCACCAATCGAAGTTAGTCGGAATGCTGGCAATTCAACTGCCTGTGAACGAGATGAACACAGTGATGACGGGAAACCGGAATTGGGAAAGGGATGGTCTGGGTAAAACTGGCGAGACCTATTTGGTAGGCCGAGATTACCGAATGCGAACGGTTTCCCGCTTTCTCGAAGAAGATCCAGAAGGATATGCTAAAACATTACGCACTCTGGGAGTCAGTGAAACAACCATCAAGCGAATTCGTCAGTATGGAACATCCATTTTGCAACAGGAAGTCCGGACGATCGCAGTCGAGAAAGCCCTGGCTGGCCAGCAAGGCACCCAGATCATCCAAGACTATCGCGGCATTCCCGTTTTGAGTTCCTATGCCCCACTCCGAATTGATGACCTGGAATGGGTCATTCTGTCTGAAATGGACCTCGCAGAAGCCTACGCCCCCATCTATGGATTTGGGCATCAGGTTCTCGTTTCAGCAACCCTGCTGATGCTATTGGTCACCTTGCTGGCCATGGGGTTAGCCTATCTCTTTGTTAAACCCGTTAATCAGATTATTGCCACCGCCCGTCAGGTCGAAGCGGGTCATCTGGATGCGATCACATTCTTCGAAACTGAGGATGAACTGGGAGAACTGGCTCGATCGTTCAACAGCATGGTGGAAAATTTGCGCGCACAAACCCAATTCGTCGAAGAGAAGCGGCAGGAAAATGAAAAGCTCCTTCTCAGTTTATTCCCCGCTGCGATCGCCAGACGATTGCAGCGGGGAGAGAAAGAGATTGCCGAAAATGTTCCTAATGTGACTATTTTGTTCGCTGACTTAACTGGGTTTTCCAGGCTTTCGGCAGCCCTCCCAGCAGAGGAAGTTGTTGCGATTCTGAATGATATTGTGACGGCTTTTGATGAGGCTGCTGAACGCTATGGCGTTGAGAAAATTAAGACAATTGGGGATAGTTACATGGCAATTTGTGGGCTCTCGATCCCCTATCTGGATCACGATCGGCGAGCTATTGACTTTGCTGCGGAGATCTTATTGATTACGCGCCGGTTCAGCCATGAGCGAGGGCTGTCATTGAATATTCAAATTGGGATTAATTCTGGGGATATTGTGGCCGGATTGATTGGGAGAAGTAGAGTTCTCTACGATGTTTGGGGCGATGCCGTGAATATTGCCAGCGCTCTGCGGGAAACCTGCCCTGCTGGAGCCATTCTCGCCTCCGACAAGGTTTATAATCGGTTGCACGACCTCTACGAATTTGAACCCGCTGGGGAGGTGGATACCCATGGGAAAGCCAAAATCAAAGCCTGGAAATTGAAGAATGTACAGTATTCTCTTCGAGTAGAGAGTTAA
- a CDS encoding PAS domain S-box protein, producing MRKESAAKLYPSAKLYELAAAELQEFLDAIVQLIPLPILVVCPESYGILFQNELVKPFFGADDAPLDALSVDLFVTPVALRQMMDILRLGGRLTNYELSLKQVTGKVLDVVISAKLIPHKGQSAVLMTLMDVTQQKQVQKTEAEWQKFVALVENSTDFIAMSSFEGEVFYVNEAGRHLVGLDSLEAAVEKNIGEYLPQADLVHFCEVTLPTLQSTGRHEGEGQLRHFKTGDCVDMHRSCFTVRHPQTGDALCLATIQRNITAQKQAERALKAHARQQATVAELGQRALAGMDLALLMQDAVTLVAQVLDLELCGIWQLLPGGNALLLQSGVGWQQGLVGVAMMGTQASSHAGYALLATKPVIVEDLRIDRRFGGSPLLHNHRVVSGITVAIPGQTQPFGILGVYATQQRHFTQDDSYFLQAIANVLATAIERQQSEARLRLLERAISASSNGIVLTDANQPDCPIIYVNPAFESITGYTAEEVNGRNCRFLQGVDVKQPHLLELRAALQEHRECHVTLRNYRKDGTPFWNELYVAPVFDSEGLVTHFVGIQTDITQRKQAEEALREREEQYRRIVETATEGIWVLNRDHQTSFVNQQMATMLGYTIDEMLGETLFSFMDEEGVAIAQAQIERRHQGINEAHDFKFRRKDGSDLWTIVSASPLFDLQGNYTGTLGMITDITDRKQAEAALRQSEQRLDEILSSLEDVVWSIAVDTFKTLYLNPAVEKIYGCSATAFFENSNLWFEMIHPDDRERVQAAIQPLLQNGNQELEYRIIRPDGQVRWLCNRSHLIYNAVGEAVRIEGIATDITERKTMEEKLVHDAFYDALTGLPNRALFVNRLEQAIARVKRYSDDQFAVLFLDLDRFKVVNDSLGHLVGDQLLIAIAQRLQTCLRADDTVARLGGDEFTILLNHVQSVDEVTTVAERIHEVLKSPFNLSGYEVFTTASIGIAFSTANYQEAADFLRDADTALYHAKERGKAWHSVFDTSMYDRAVALLQLETDLRWAIERQELRVYYQSIVSLETGQITGFEALVRWQHPERGLISPTEFIPVAEETGLIIPIGQWVLREACQHLRRWQEKFPACSPLTVNVNLSGRQFSQLNLVEQIAQTLQEEGLSPQSLKLEITESAIMRNPETAEIVLQQLKDLGIQLCIDDFGTGYSSLAYLHRFPIDVLKIDRSFVNRMNGDDEQLAIVRAIVTLAWNLGMSVVAEGVETMEQVSQLRSLNCEQAQGYFFSKPLNRQAAEILMTTNQPL from the coding sequence ATGCGTAAAGAATCGGCAGCCAAACTATATCCGTCAGCTAAACTCTATGAGCTGGCGGCAGCCGAATTACAAGAATTTCTGGATGCGATCGTCCAATTGATTCCGCTCCCCATCCTGGTCGTTTGCCCAGAAAGTTATGGGATTCTATTTCAGAATGAACTGGTCAAACCTTTTTTTGGTGCGGATGATGCGCCACTGGATGCCTTATCGGTTGACCTGTTCGTGACACCTGTTGCCCTGAGGCAGATGATGGATATCCTGCGGCTGGGCGGGCGTCTCACCAACTATGAATTGTCCCTCAAACAGGTCACTGGTAAAGTGCTTGATGTAGTTATTTCGGCTAAGCTGATTCCCCACAAAGGGCAATCTGCTGTCCTGATGACACTGATGGATGTGACGCAACAAAAGCAGGTCCAGAAGACAGAGGCAGAATGGCAGAAGTTTGTTGCCCTGGTGGAGAACAGCACAGACTTCATTGCCATGTCTTCCTTTGAAGGCGAAGTGTTCTATGTCAATGAAGCGGGTCGTCATCTGGTGGGTCTAGACAGTCTGGAGGCAGCTGTAGAGAAAAATATTGGAGAGTACCTGCCGCAAGCAGACTTAGTCCACTTTTGCGAGGTGACCCTACCAACCCTGCAATCGACAGGACGCCATGAAGGGGAAGGCCAGTTGCGCCACTTCAAAACAGGGGATTGCGTGGATATGCATCGAAGTTGTTTTACCGTCAGGCATCCCCAAACAGGGGATGCCCTTTGTTTGGCCACCATCCAGCGTAATATCACAGCACAAAAGCAAGCAGAAAGGGCATTGAAAGCTCATGCCCGGCAGCAAGCTACCGTTGCTGAACTGGGACAACGGGCCCTCGCTGGTATGGATCTGGCCCTGCTGATGCAGGATGCAGTCACCCTGGTGGCTCAAGTGCTTGATCTTGAACTCTGTGGCATCTGGCAACTCCTACCCGGTGGCAATGCCCTGTTGTTGCAATCTGGGGTCGGTTGGCAACAGGGCCTGGTGGGCGTAGCCATGATGGGGACTCAGGCCAGCTCCCATGCTGGATATGCCCTGCTGGCTACCAAGCCGGTGATTGTGGAAGATTTGCGGATCGATCGTCGTTTTGGCGGATCACCGCTACTGCATAACCATCGGGTGGTCAGCGGCATTACTGTGGCTATTCCTGGTCAGACCCAACCCTTTGGCATTCTGGGGGTTTATGCGACCCAACAACGGCACTTTACCCAGGATGACAGCTATTTCCTCCAGGCGATCGCGAACGTACTGGCGACTGCGATCGAGCGGCAGCAATCTGAGGCCCGATTGCGGTTACTGGAGCGGGCCATCTCGGCCAGTAGCAATGGCATTGTGCTCACAGATGCCAATCAGCCCGATTGTCCTATTATTTATGTCAATCCGGCGTTTGAGAGCATTACCGGCTATACGGCGGAAGAAGTGAATGGGCGTAACTGCCGTTTTCTCCAGGGGGTGGATGTCAAACAGCCGCATCTGCTTGAGTTGCGGGCAGCACTCCAGGAACACCGGGAGTGCCATGTGACCTTACGGAACTATCGCAAAGACGGTACTCCCTTCTGGAATGAGCTCTATGTTGCACCGGTCTTTGACAGTGAGGGACTGGTGACCCATTTTGTCGGGATCCAAACGGATATTACCCAGCGCAAGCAAGCTGAGGAAGCCCTGCGGGAGCGGGAAGAGCAATACCGCCGGATTGTGGAAACCGCGACAGAGGGGATTTGGGTGCTGAACCGCGATCACCAGACCAGTTTTGTCAACCAGCAGATGGCCACCATGCTGGGTTATACCATTGATGAAATGTTGGGGGAAACGCTGTTCTCGTTCATGGATGAAGAGGGTGTGGCGATCGCCCAGGCTCAGATTGAACGGCGACATCAGGGTATCAATGAAGCCCATGACTTTAAGTTCCGCCGGAAGGATGGCTCTGATCTGTGGACAATTGTGTCAGCATCGCCCCTGTTTGACCTTCAAGGGAACTACACGGGAACCCTGGGCATGATTACGGATATCACCGATCGCAAACAGGCTGAAGCGGCTCTGCGACAGAGTGAACAACGGTTGGATGAAATTCTGTCTTCTTTAGAAGATGTGGTCTGGTCCATTGCCGTCGATACCTTTAAAACCCTATATCTGAATCCGGCTGTGGAAAAGATCTATGGCTGTTCTGCTACCGCATTCTTTGAGAACTCGAATCTCTGGTTTGAGATGATTCATCCCGACGATCGAGAGCGGGTGCAGGCAGCCATTCAGCCCCTGCTCCAGAATGGCAATCAGGAACTGGAATACCGCATTATCCGGCCTGATGGCCAGGTACGCTGGCTCTGTAATCGCAGTCACTTGATTTACAATGCGGTTGGAGAAGCCGTGCGGATTGAAGGGATTGCAACGGATATCACAGAGCGGAAGACCATGGAGGAAAAACTGGTCCATGATGCTTTCTACGATGCCCTGACCGGATTACCGAATCGGGCTCTGTTTGTGAACCGGCTGGAACAGGCCATTGCCCGGGTGAAGCGTTACTCCGATGATCAGTTTGCGGTGCTGTTCCTGGATCTGGATCGGTTTAAAGTAGTGAATGATAGCCTGGGACATCTGGTGGGAGATCAATTGCTGATCGCCATTGCCCAGCGGTTGCAGACTTGCTTACGGGCAGATGATACCGTAGCTCGTTTGGGAGGGGATGAGTTTACGATTCTGCTAAACCATGTGCAATCTGTGGATGAAGTGACCACGGTGGCAGAACGAATTCATGAGGTGTTGAAGTCTCCTTTCAACCTGAGTGGGTATGAAGTGTTTACCACTGCCAGTATTGGAATTGCCTTTAGCACTGCCAACTATCAGGAAGCCGCCGATTTTCTCCGGGATGCAGATACGGCGTTGTATCATGCCAAGGAACGGGGCAAGGCGTGGCACAGTGTTTTTGATACCTCCATGTATGACCGGGCTGTGGCCCTGCTGCAATTGGAGACAGATTTGCGCTGGGCGATCGAGCGTCAGGAGTTGCGAGTTTACTATCAATCGATCGTGTCTCTGGAAACAGGCCAAATCACTGGCTTTGAGGCGTTGGTTCGCTGGCAACACCCAGAGCGGGGGCTGATTTCTCCCACAGAGTTTATTCCAGTCGCAGAAGAGACAGGGCTGATCATTCCGATCGGACAATGGGTTTTACGGGAAGCCTGTCAGCATCTGCGGCGCTGGCAAGAGAAATTTCCCGCCTGTTCTCCCCTGACGGTCAATGTGAATCTATCGGGGCGACAGTTTTCCCAACTCAATTTAGTGGAGCAGATTGCTCAAACGCTGCAGGAAGAAGGCTTAAGTCCCCAAAGTCTGAAACTGGAGATTACGGAAAGTGCCATTATGCGCAATCCTGAGACGGCGGAGATCGTGCTGCAGCAGTTAAAGGACCTGGGCATTCAACTCTGTATCGACGACTTTGGGACTGGATATTCTTCCCTGGCCTATTTACATCGCTTCCCCATTGATGTCTTGAAAATCGATCGGTCTTTTGTGAATCGGATGAATGGGGATGATGAACAACTGGCGATCGTTCGCGCCATCGTCACCCTGGCCTGGAATCTGGGGATGAGTGTGGTTGCAGAAGGGGTTGAAACGATGGAGCAGGTATCCCAGTTGAGATCCCTCAACTGTGAGCAGGCACAGGGATACTTTTTCTCCAAACCTTTAAACCGTCAGGCCGCAGAAATCCTGATGACAACCAACCAACCGCTGTAG